The DNA window TGTTTTTGTGCATGATTGAAgggtttcttgctactttatgttgtatattttgtatgaggtttccagttcattttatcatcctacccaaaaatgtgttttcttttaccctttcagtGTCAACTATCTGTATTTGTGtatgactttcccttctactattaccaaatagcattattttagtttaaaTGACATTCAAATTTAGTcgttttttgtcaaaccatctttttaatttgttaatttttttttgttattatttgcaTTAGCGTTTGTGTGTTCCCTCCTGAACAAAACATAGTTGTATCATCGGCAAATATTACTCACTTTAAGTCCTTAGAGATTGAACAACTTTGGTCCCAGTATCGATCCCTGAGGTGCGCCACAAGATAGTTTCGGCTCTGTAAACGTGTGTTCGTCTAGTTTCATGTGTTGcctcctgttggttaagtagcttcttacccagttcaaaaCCAACCCTCTGATTTCATATCATTCTAACTTGTTTCTAAAGatattatgattaattgtgtcaaatactTTTGTTAAATCTATAAATACTGCTGCTGCACACTGTTTACTAATTGGTAATATCTTATTTTATAATttgattaatgccattgatgttgaaatgttggctCTGTATCCTGTTttggttgtctgtgagtgtttaaTTTTTATTCATGAATTCGTCTAATCTGTTGCTAAACAATTTTgcaattattttagaaaattgtggaaaacaggtttgtagtttgtaaactggtgtttgtcaccagtcttataaattggtatgACTTTTTCTTTTCATCCGGGAATTTGCTTGTTCAAAATAATAGGTTGCAGTTATATGTTAAAAGTTCTGAAATCTCTTCAATAACTTTTTCTATTGTTTCGATATCAATTCTGTTACAATCAGTTAAGGTCTtggattttaaattttttcacaatattgatcATTCCCTCTTTTGACACACCTTCGAGGAACATCGAGTGTGGATTTCTATCTATGATGTcattcaagtcctcaactgactTAGGATCTGGAATATTTTCCTCCAGATTTGGtccaatgttcacaaagtacttaATGAAACTTTCAAGTACTTCGTTCATATAGTGGCAGGAGGTCTATGCTCTTATATCATCCGTTTGTGTTTCTGATGTTTCCCATTTGTTttcatgctgtttttttttttagcttttggtTCTGGACCATTtgggaccagctgctgggtctctgccacaccagagtccatttggagagactggaggagatgcggatgaagagacaggactgtggagctggcGCAGAGCACCGGGACGAACAAGcgtcacagtgtcttggctgaatgaacaTGTattggacacctcggtctccttaaacgcatcctcgctcatccatgcagactggacacttgccgagagttagtgggcggccgaggcTGGAGTTGGctctcctggttgctttgttgggtctgctcctttctCAGGCCATGCACCCtcaaccccagcagacgatggcgtggaacaccgcagaggccacgaGAGTGTACATAGgtgttgaaattatgtttttgtttggttactTGCATTCAGGAGATGATTTAAGTTGACCCCTGAACAGTAAAGACtggtgaaaaatgaaaaaaaacaagtctGTGCAGTCAGCAAAATGACTAACCTGACTTTGACAGGCAAAACAGTGAAGCTTATTAATACATACTTAAGATGCATGATGTCATAAGAGTCTCCCCGGACTTGCCGTCATCAGCATAAATCGTACATTTGCACAACAGAGTTCATATGATGTAATTGATGATTTTGTGTAAAAGAAGGCTGGAAAAGTCAAGTTTTAGATTCTACTTCACACCTGTTGGAAATGTTCATGCCATTAAATAGGGCTGAAAAACATGGGTTAAAAAATCTGCTACAGTTTGAGTacaaaatttatattatgttaatTATCTGCTGTTTCTCTGTGTACAAAACATGTGGGATATCATACCTGGAACTGTTCAGATGCTATTAAgataatgcaaaacaaaacttgTTTACTGCAGGATTCTTTATTATGTATAGTGTGTTTTCTTGCATGCTTTTTTTTAGATCCTGTGATCTAGGATttgcccagcaggcacaagacctTAAGACAACGTTGAGTTCTTAGGTCCTGACATTGAGCCACTCAAACCTAACGtcgaaacaacattttttttgacgatgtttaatcaatgtgggGTCCTGACTTTGATTTTACCACCGAAATGTGATTATTTCCCAACCGATAtcatacaacacaaacataacattgaaacaacatgctttttgaagactcaatgtcaggttgtgacgttgatttaaccattgaaatttggtcattttaacaaCGTGGATGCAACTTTAGACACCAACATTGTCTCTATATTGCAACATTATTTCAAAGGcatttttaaaggacatgtatgaataatcaacattgtatccaTGTCTTAATTGTGCCTGCTGGGTGTGCAATGTAAATTggtgtttatatactgtatttcatttatatttcatCTATCTGTCTTGTTTTTTCTCTGTTCTTGTTACTGTTTTAggttatataataaaatattaccAATATTATCATTTCTTATATTGTTGTGTTGGTAGGCTGGGTTTCACCCGGGGCCTAATTCTACCCAAAACGGCCTCTATGGAGGCGCACAAGATTATATTGACATTTAAATGGAACAAAGACATGTATGCAATTAGCCTGATGACACTAATAAATTGTTTAATAAATTGACAAGAAAAAAAGATTTGGAGTTTAGGATGCATATAGGagatggatgtaaaaaaaaaaagttagaattGATAATAAATGAGTTAGCCCAACAATTGCAAATTATGACATATCACAGTTGATGTATGACATTCCAGATATGGATATGCAATTATTAAAGAATAGAagttgaaatattttttcaaatggaAAAATGTATTCAGGAAAAGTATGCTTATTATGTTGTATAGTATATACTTACTGTATGTATGGAGGTTACGTTGTGTCTTTATTACACAAAATGTAGGTAAGGGAGTTTTTTGCGTCTGAGTTTTGTGAACTGCATTtctttttttacaacaaattatgctgacaattttattgaaaaaaaatcaatgttttaaaattcagcctaaaaaaatgtatgtattaaaaTTCTGCATAAAAAACaactcagtgtgtaaaaattcagtgctgaaaaatacAATGTCGAGCGATTTGCTGTAAATTAAGACCGAAACAATCGATCCTGTCTCAAAACCAGACAATGAGGTGTCAAGCTTGAAGTCATGTAGCacgggtcttgcaaaacagcTTAAAGAAGGCAGTTAACTGGTTTACCTTGGCAATACAGCATCATTAGCATTTTAATGATTCCAGTGGGTAAAATCTTCCCTTTTGATTGACATACGAAGCTCTGCTTCATGTAGATGGGGCACGAACAGAGTGGGAGGGGCTTGTTTAGTGTCAGACAGAGGCAGATTTCTACAGCAAAGTTCTGCAGAACAGTGATATAATATTAGCTATGTGGATGTGTTTTGTATCTTTGTTGTTTttgcttgattataaaatatgtttatCAAGGAGGTGGTTTGCAGTAGAGGAGCAACACTCagatgttctcaatattcagagTTTTATTGTTCATATTGGATTTTGTACTCCCACATTCAATAAATTTATGtacggacccattacctccctgcttgggactcatcatcaagggttggaattgggcgttaaatctccaaaaatgattaccggtcgcggccactgctgctgcccactgctcaccttacctcccagggggtgatcaagggtgatgggtcaaatgcagagaataattttgtcacacctagtgtgtgtgacaatcattggtactttagctttaaaatataattcagtaaattaactcaagttaaaggcctactgaaacccactactatccaccacgcagtcttatattttatatatcaatgatgaaatattaacattgcaacacatgccaatacggccgatttagtttactaaattgcaattttaaatttcgcgcggaagtacgatgctaaaacgtcgcggtatgatgacgcttgcgcgtgatgtcacgcattgtagaggacatttttgtccagcaccgttcacagctacaagtcgtctcttttcatcgcataattccacagtattatggacatctgtgttgctgaatcttttgcaatttgttaaattaataatggagacgtcaaagaagaaagatgtaggtgggaagtggtgtattgcggccgcctttagcagcacaaacacagccggtgtttccttgtttccttgtttacattcctgaaagttaacggtgaagctttaatctggaacagagtggtcaagcaaacatggttccgaCAACATGTCTACCAGAAGGTttaggtgagaaaatggtggtaataagtcgtctcttatcctagatatgagcggagagcttgcgtcattcctcctgcaccacctgtcaaagaggcagctgcggactctcttgcctcctcccaccggccgcccccgaccgtcggatgatTCCATCGTGGAGGAAGCATAGTCTgtcttcgcctcgtcgagaaacgtggcttccctcggatcactggcggtcaccacacccgtagccacacccttccgaccttcaggttgtacagggaCGACCATGTAATCCcactaaaaaactagtaacacaataagcagataagggattttccagaattatcctagtgaatttgtctaataacatctgaatcgctctgccgtttggtttttttttcttttctagtccttcactctcactttccacatccacaaatctttcatcctcgctcaaattgatggggaaatcgtcactttctcggtgctggtggccatgattgtagacaatgtgcggatgtgaggagttccacaacccgtgacgtcacgcgcatatcgtctgctacttccggtacaggcaaggcttttttattagcgaccaaaagttgcaaactttatcgtcgatgttctctactaaatcctttcggcaaaaatatggcaatatcgcgaaatgatcaagtatgacacatagaatggacctgctatccccatttaaataagaaaatctaatttcagtaggcctttaattctgtTTTTAAAATGGTCTGTTTAGGTTGTACAGAATGTGGGATTTGTTATATTAACTAtgagcaataaaacactgaatatttaaaaTACATGAACGTTACTCCTCTACTTCCCAGACCATCTCCTTGATgatacactgtattgccaaaagtatttggccacccatccaaatgatgacaatcaggtgtcctaatcacttggtgtataaaatgaagcactcaggcatggagactgtttctacaaacatttgtgaaagaatgggccactctcagtgatttccatcgTGCAACGGTCATAGgacgccacctgtgcaacaaatccagtcgcgacttcaaacttgacacctcattgtcTGGTTTTGAGACGGGATTGATTGCTTCGTTCTTAATTTACTGGAAgtgaatacccagaatcccttgcagcactaactcttctgggacgctacaatatacacccccgctatcaccaaactccaaccccacctcaacccccccccccccccccaactcccgaattcgaaggtcttaaggttggcaagtatgatgtacaaaccccgtttccatatgagtttggaaattgtgttaaatgcaaatataaacggaatacaatgatttgcaaatctttttcaacccatattcagttgaatgcactacaaagacaggatatttgatgatcaaactcataaactttattttttttttcaaataaaaataattaacttagaatttcatggctgcaacacgtgccaaagtagttgggaaaggacatgttcaccactgtgttacatcacattttcttttaacaacactcaataaacgtttgggaactgaggaaactaattgttgaagctttgaaagtggaattctttcccattcttgttttatgtagcgcttcagtcgttcaacagtccggggtctccgctgttgtattttatgcttcataatgcgccacacattttcgatgggagacagatctggactccaggcggaccaggaaagtatccgcactcttttactacgaagccacgctgttgtaaaacatggcttggcattgttttgctaaaataagcaggggcgtccatgataacgttgcttggatgacaacatatgttgctccaaaacctgtatggaccattcagcattaatggtgccttcacaaatgtgtaagttacccatgccttgggcactaatacacccccataccatcacagatgctggcttttgaactttgcgcctataacaatccggatggttattttcctctttgttccggaggacaccacgtccacagtttccaaatataatttgaaatgtgaactcgtcagaccacagaacactctaccactttgcatcagtccaacttagatgagctcaggtccagcgaagccggcggcgttccttgatgttgttgataaatggctttcgctttgcatagtagagttttaacttgcacttacagatgtagcgaccaactgtagttactgacattggttttatgaagtgctcctgagcccatgtggtgatatcctttacacactgatgtcggtttttgatgcactaccgcctgagggatcaaaagtccgtaatatcatcgcttatgtgcagtgatttctccagattctctgaaccttttgatgattttccggattgtagatggtaaaatccctaaattccttgcaattgctcgttgagaaatgttgttcaaaaaccgttcgacaatttgcttacaaattggtgaccctcgccccatccttgtttgtgaattacttagcatttcatggttgctgcttttataccctatcatggcacccaatttttcccaattagcctgcacacctgtgggatgttccaaataagtgtttgatgagcattcctcaactttatcagtatttattgccacctttcccaacttctttgtcacgtgttggtggcatcgaattctaaagtcattgattatttgcaaaaaaaaatgtttatcagttttaacttcaaatatgttgtctttgtagcatattcaactgaatatgggttaaaaatgatttgcaaatcattgtattccgtttatatttacatctaacacaatttcccaattcatattgaaacggggtttgtaaacaggggtcgccggagtactcctcctccttcccaggtccacaaccagctccttggtcttcatcACATGGAGCTGGAgatggttctttccacaccatgtgacaaagtcctccaccagtgccctgtattcctcatcatcaccatcctcaatacacccccatatcgcAGAGTCAACAGAAAACTTcggaaggtggcaggactctgacttatagtggaaatcggtggtgtagatGGTGAAGAAAAAAGGGGGAGAGTACTGTGCCCTgtggggccccggtgttgctgaccagtctgtcagacacacagtcctgcagtcgcacctactgtggtctgtcagtcaggtaatcaacAACCCAGGATACCAAGGCAGCCTCCACGTGCATCGTCtctaacttcacacccagtagcccaggccgtatgtTATCGAACACACAGGAGAAGttaaaaaaacatgaccctcacactgctcacAGGCTTGTGtaggtgggtgtgggctcggttcagcaggcagatgactgcgtcctccactcccagtcggggctggtaggcgaactggagtgggtccaggtggggcttgatcGTCTGGCGGCGTTGTaccaggaccaacctctccatggtcttcattaATGGGAGGTTggagccaccggcctgtagtccttcGACGTGCCGGGTCGCGTGCATTTTGGGATGGGGACCATGCATGAGGTTTTCCACtgtgtggggactttctgcagcctatggctcatgttgaagatgtgctggagcacaccacacagctgtggggcgcaggctttgagcaccctgggACTCTCACTGTCAGGACCTGCGGCCTTGCCTGCGTGTAACTTATTTAGCTGTGTGttcacctgttctgcagacagacacactgggGAGATCTCAGGTAGTtgagggaggggggcgggggggggggggggggggtcgccaaGCTGAGGGTGAGGTGTTAAGTGGGGGGAGGTAGTCATTGGAGTTGGGGGGCTGTGAGGAGGGGGAGGGGTGGATTGGTTCGCTGAAATTGTCAGGGGGGTCGGCTGGCAGGTTTCGGGAGGGGGCAGGAGCTTGTCAGAGCCAttgtgtcaaacctgttaaagaactggttgagctcattggccctctctttgtCTCCGTCCAACCCACTAACCCCTGATGgtttgaggccggtgatggtctgcatacctctccaAACCGCCGCCCTTCTTGTTGTCCTTCAGCTTCCCTTACAGCTTCCTCCTGTGGTTCTCCTTGGCCTCCCTGAGTTTGGTAACGAAGGgaaataatgataaataagttAGTGAAAGAGAAGGTGTGTAGCAGTGGAGgatattattagtgattcccaaagcccaaaaaaagtctgcgggctatagagcattttccgttcgggctccagtactctggaatgccctcccggtaacagttcgcgatgccacctcagtagaagcatttaagtctcaccttaaaactcatttgtatactctagcctttaaatagactccctttttagaccagttgatctgccgtttcttttctttttcttctatgtcccactctcccgtgtggagggggtccggtccgatccggtggccatgtactgctcgcctgtgtatcggctggggacatctctgcgctgctggtccgcctacgcttgggatggtttcctgctggctccgctgtgaacgggactctcgctgctgtgtcttggatcctctttggactggactctcgcgactgtgttgtatccattgtggattgaactttcagtatcatgttagatccgctcgacatccattgctttcctcctctctaaggttctcatagtcatcattgtcaccgacgtcccactgggtcattattgtcaccaatgtcccactgggtgtgagttttcctaccgaggatgtcgtggtggtttgtgcagccctttgagacactagtgatttagggctatataagtaaacattgattgcttgattgaagaTGGCATTCGGAACATATAGGGtagaaaacaataaaaacatttaaagcgaAGACATGGTTAAATACAATAATTTAGAGTTGGGTACCATCTCGTTTCACACTCCAGTTCAGAAGCTGGcagtaatgcacaccagaaggttgttTGCCAACtgccattatcaatcaatcaatcatacaatcaaagtttatttatataacccctaatcacaaatgtctcaaaggactgcacaagccacaacgacattctctgctcagggcaagaaaaaacccaACCCATTGGgcgcaatgagaaaccttgacgggaccgcagatgtggggatcccccccttcaaatgagagagttgggtcgaagataatacccaaattctttaccgagtcgcttcgtgtaattgtttggttgtcaaatgttaaaggcctactgaaattagattttcttattcaaacagggatagcaggtccattctatgtgtcatacttgataatttcgcgatattgccatatttttgctgaaaggatttagtagagaacatccacgataaagttctcaactttcggtgctaagagaaaagccctgcctctaccggaagtcgcagacgatgacgtcatatgttgatggctcctcgcatattcacattgattttaatgggagcctccaacaaaaacagctattcggacgcagaaaatgacaatttccccattaatttgagccaggatgaaagattcatgtttgaagatattgatagcgacggactagaaaaaaaaaaaaaaaaaggtaaaaaaaagataaaatgcgattgcattgggacggattctgatgtttttagacacatttacttggataattctgggaaatcccttatctttctattgtgttgctagtgttttagtgagtttaacagtacctgatagtcggaggtgtgtgtccacggccgggtgtcttgacgccgcAGTGTCTCAGGTAAGTTGACGgaagctatggacggcacaagctcagctgatatccggtaagaagcgactttttaccacatttttctcaccgaaacctgctggttgacattcggttgggatccatgttcgctgtgatccatagtaaagtttcacctccgtgaattttacacaaggaatccccatgtgtttgtgtggctaaaggctaaagcttcccaactccatctttctactttgacttctccaatattaattgaacaaattgcaaacaattcagcaacacagatgtccagaatactgtgtaattatgccgttaaagcagacgacttttagctgtgtgtgtgcgcagcgctcatatttgctaacagcccgtgacgtcaagcgtccacgtcatcattacgcgacattttcaagaaaaaactcccgggaaattcaaaactgcaatttagtaaacgaaaaagaccgtattggcatgtgttgcaatgttaatatttcatcattgatatataaactatcagactgcgtggtgggtagtagtgggtttcagtaggcctttaaggtggtattattaaataggtgtcagtgcctagcaggaccgataatcagcatttccgttttcttagtgCTGGATTGCAAAAAGTTGCTGGAAAtctattgtttgatttcattaaggcACGCCTTTAGTTgattacaatccggcgtgtttgtCAGTTttaagggcatgtagagttgcatgtcttcagcataacagtgaaagctaacatcttatttgcatatgatgtcacctagcggcagcatgtagatgccgaagagtgcagggccaagagccgaaccctgtggaactccacacgttaccataACAAACTCCGAGGTCACAtagttatgggagacgcactgcacaaagaaagaaaaagaagaagtggcTCCGCCCTCACGACAACAAAAACTGGGCTCTGCATCAGAAAAGTGGTTAACAAAGAGCAGAACAGGCAAGGCAAGCTGCAGACAGACGTATGACACGTATGATGTCATACTCAAGGCCCGGGGGAACTCTAGTTTTGACAGAAGAACAAAAAGTAATGCATGCAATTGCACATTCTttcaactttaatattatctaatcATTATGCAGtttattggtaaaaaaaatatatataattaagtgTAGGCAACTGAGGTGATTGTAAGTTTATATTCGTACCGCATATTTATAGGGCtgcaatgaaaatgagtttgacatacGCTGGGAAAGTAATAACCTACAGCTCAACATTTAGAGTcaatattatttgaaaaaaaagcaaaaaaaacaaatgggTCACCTTTTGTTACCAACAACTAATCCAGATGACGCATACGCCGTCATGTCTGGCTGTAAAACATATTTGGtagtcaaaaaaaaacaaaaagattttttttttacccgtttGGTAGTTGTGTACTGCAGACAGGCTCCTGGGGAAGTTTCTTGGTGGTTGTGCAGCAGGCATTTCCACAAAACATCTACTGAACCAAAATGATGTGGATTTCTCATTTGCTGCTTGGAATTATGTTCTGTAATCTCTTAAAAAAGATTATGGCTCCTCTGCTGCTGTTTGGAAGTATATAATACGCAATAATAAAAAAGAATGTTGCCAAAAACAAAAGAGGAATGCACAAATATCTTAGATTTATCctgttatatgtatgtttatttacatatttttttgttcgCAAATAAAATATGTTCATTTTgagcaagagaaaaaaaaaaagatttacatcTCTTGCTTTGGAATCTGCAAGTCATGTGGCTGGCAACAACGACAAGAAGTCTGTGAAAAAGAACAAAAGGTGTATCGATAGATGAAATCTTTGTCAGTGTTGGTGAGAGGTCAGAGCCAAGTGTCAGGTAAAGGCGTTTTTTTCAAGGAGCTGAGCTCATAAAAAGCTGGGAGGAGGAAGGATGAAACTAGTTTGAAGAGGACAGGAGCCTTAAAGGTAAGACTTACCTGCTTGTATTATTCAATGGTATCTAGTCCAGTCATTTTTTTGAGTATATATTTGCTTAATTAACTCCATCTTTGGGTTAATGAAAAACTAATCTaatttaatacaaaataaataaagaaataaaatatttatttattgtatttttgttttttgttagatGAAGTGGCTTGCATTTGCCTTTGCATTGTGCCTCTTTGTGGTTGATGTCTACTCGGCCGTCGACAATATTGGTAAGAATTGCTTCTAGCCGCCGCCATCTTTCcacatgtaaaacatttttaagtctGGCATTGTCCTTCCTTTTTCCTCAGACTGGTGTTATCATGACACAGCTTGCGGTAAGTTACCACCACCTCGTCTCCCCCGCTGGTTTTTTCTGCCGCCTGGCCCACTCAGAACCTCTCCTTTCTGCCTCCAGATGACAGAACATGGCCGGTAATCGCTGCAAATTTTTGCAATGGCAGCAGACAGTCGCCCATAAACATCGCGACTGCTGATACCACAGAAGATGCAAGCCTGACCGGGTTTACTTTCACAAACTTCGGCAACACCACCGCCCTGGCGGACATAACCAACACTGGCAAGACAGGTGAATATTGTGATATGACCTTGAACGTTATTGCTATTCAGTTTTGTCGACAAATTCTTCTTACTTTTTTGTCTTCCAGTCAAAGTGAACATAAAAAAAGGGGTGCGGGTTTCAGGGGGGGGTCTCTCCGAGCCCTACGACAGCCTGCAGTTCCACTTGCACTGGGGCAACCTCTCAACTCACGGTGGCTCCGAGCACACCGTCAATGGGAAACGCTACCCAATGGAGGTGCGTCCACATGTTAAATGTTGAAATAGTTCTTTGAAACAGACAAATGTTCACCTTTGCACTCCCCGGCCCCACAGCTGCACATCGTCAATGTCAAGTCCCGTTTTAATCTGAACACAAGTCTCGCCCTCGAAGACTCGACTGGCCTTGCAGCTCTTGGCTTTTTCATTGAGGTGAGAGCCCTTTTTTTCTCTTGTGTGCAAAGGTTCAGGGGTAGAGTGGTTGTCTCCCACAATGAAGGTTGCGGGTTCGATCCTCAAGTGCCAGTTGTTCTTGATGCTGCGCCATCAGTATGGGGTCGTTGAATACCTTATAGCAGTGGTTGTCAAATAGGGgc is part of the Nerophis ophidion isolate RoL-2023_Sa linkage group LG08, RoL_Noph_v1.0, whole genome shotgun sequence genome and encodes:
- the ca15b gene encoding carbonic anhydrase XVb, which produces MKWLAFAFALCLFVVDVYSAVDNIDWCYHDTACDDRTWPVIAANFCNGSRQSPINIATADTTEDASLTGFTFTNFGNTTALADITNTGKTVKVNIKKGVRVSGGGLSEPYDSLQFHLHWGNLSTHGGSEHTVNGKRYPMELHIVNVKSRFNLNTSLALEDSTGLAALGFFIEADSSVNTSQHWRNLIGYLGQIPLADNHVNITHEISLSGLLDGVDFTKYYRYLGSLTTPTCNEAVIWTVFKDTIRISPEMIDRFSTQLRINNTTDSPLMVNVFRSVQPALSVTTQPVREETGDSVKSCASLALLALSLVLSSS